In Halorussus limi, a genomic segment contains:
- a CDS encoding helix-turn-helix domain-containing protein: MSLIAEFSLRSSELALSAALDAAPDVTVELEQQMATEFDVPVMMLWAFGGDFGRLETGLERDESVRESAAIEALGDRKLYRIRLDPDNLCPIYPLYQRLGASPMAATGSADGWERRVRFPDRDSVVEMRRRCAERDVTFRLRRLYTPGDGELEDEFGLSAEQRDALTTAERVGYFEVPREVALEELGEELGVSGQSASERIRRGISKLVSNTLLSDF; the protein is encoded by the coding sequence ATGAGCCTTATTGCCGAGTTCTCCCTCCGGTCGTCGGAACTCGCGCTGTCGGCTGCGCTCGACGCGGCCCCGGACGTGACCGTCGAACTCGAACAGCAGATGGCCACCGAGTTCGACGTGCCCGTGATGATGCTCTGGGCGTTCGGCGGCGACTTCGGCCGACTCGAAACCGGGCTCGAACGCGACGAGTCGGTCCGAGAGAGCGCCGCCATCGAAGCGCTCGGCGACCGGAAGCTCTACCGGATTCGTCTCGACCCCGACAACCTCTGCCCGATCTACCCCCTCTATCAGCGACTCGGCGCGTCGCCGATGGCCGCGACCGGGTCGGCCGACGGGTGGGAGCGACGGGTCCGATTTCCGGACCGGGACTCGGTGGTCGAGATGCGCAGACGCTGCGCCGAACGAGACGTGACCTTCCGACTCCGGCGACTTTACACGCCCGGCGACGGAGAACTCGAAGACGAGTTCGGCCTGAGCGCGGAACAGCGAGACGCTCTGACGACCGCAGAGCGCGTGGGCTACTTCGAGGTCCCGCGAGAGGTGGCGCTGGAGGAGTTGGGCGAGGAACTCGGCGTCAGCGGCCAGTCGGCCTCCGAGCGCATCCGGCGGGGCATCTCGAAACTCGTCTCGAACACGCTGCTGAGCGACTTCTAA
- the lrp gene encoding HTH-type transcriptional regulator Lrp — protein sequence MTYENLDAKLVNALLGDGRASLRSLAEDLDVSVTTVSNHLNDLEDQGIIDGYTPKVDYDALGYDVTAIIQLKVEGNALADVTENLRSHDQMISVYEVTGDYDIIAVGKFADTDGMNRGIKTLLNDPDIKESNTSVVLNAASEHEQFELDIEER from the coding sequence ATGACGTACGAAAACCTCGACGCGAAGTTGGTGAATGCGCTATTGGGCGACGGACGAGCGAGTCTCCGGAGTCTCGCCGAGGACCTCGACGTGTCGGTCACGACCGTCTCGAACCACCTCAACGACCTCGAAGACCAGGGCATCATCGACGGCTACACGCCGAAGGTCGACTACGACGCGCTCGGCTACGACGTGACCGCGATTATCCAACTCAAGGTCGAGGGCAACGCGTTGGCCGACGTTACCGAGAACCTCCGGAGCCACGACCAGATGATAAGCGTCTACGAGGTCACGGGCGACTACGACATCATCGCGGTCGGCAAGTTCGCCGACACCGACGGGATGAACCGCGGCATCAAGACCCTGCTCAACGACCCGGACATCAAGGAGAGCAACACCAGCGTCGTCCTGAACGCGGCCAGCGAACACGAGCAGTTCGAACTCGACATCGAGGAGAGGTGA
- the glnA gene encoding type I glutamate--ammonia ligase — MTDGQIAASKESGLTEAEEDVLDQIEEENVDFVRLQFTDITGTVKNVSVPASQVEKAFEEGIWFDGSSIEGFVRIQESDMRLEPDPETFAVLPWRSDGDTASARLICDVVNTDGTPFEGGPRQVLKSVLAEAEEMGYTVSIGPEPEFFLFEKDEKGKATTIPHDSGGYFDLAPKDLASDVRREIIFTLEQMGFEVEASHHEVADGQHEINFKYDDALSAADNIATFRAVVRAVAEQNDIHATFMPKPISAINGSGMHSHISLFDDEGNAFADEDDEFNLSETAYKFMGGVLNHAEAFTAVTNPTVNSYKRLVPGYEAPVYVAWSDVNRTALIRVPDAAGASSRFEIRSPDPSSNPYLALAVVIKAGLEGIENDADPGDPVREDIYEFDDAKLDEYGITTLPGSLDSALDALEEDDVVREALGDHVTEKFVEAKRADYADYKTHVSAWEKEKYLEKF; from the coding sequence ATGACGGATGGACAAATCGCCGCCAGCAAGGAATCGGGGCTGACCGAAGCCGAAGAGGACGTGCTCGACCAGATAGAGGAAGAAAACGTCGACTTCGTTCGCCTCCAGTTTACCGACATCACCGGAACCGTGAAGAACGTCAGCGTGCCCGCCTCGCAGGTCGAGAAGGCCTTCGAGGAGGGCATCTGGTTCGACGGCTCCTCCATCGAGGGGTTCGTCCGGATTCAAGAGAGCGACATGCGTCTCGAACCCGACCCCGAGACGTTCGCCGTGCTCCCGTGGCGCTCGGACGGCGACACGGCGAGCGCGCGCCTCATCTGTGACGTGGTGAACACCGACGGGACGCCGTTCGAGGGCGGTCCCCGGCAGGTGCTCAAGAGCGTCCTCGCGGAGGCCGAGGAGATGGGTTACACGGTCAGCATCGGTCCCGAACCCGAGTTCTTCCTGTTCGAGAAGGACGAGAAGGGGAAGGCGACGACCATCCCCCACGACTCGGGCGGCTACTTCGACCTCGCGCCGAAGGACCTCGCGAGCGACGTGCGCCGTGAGATAATCTTCACGTTGGAGCAGATGGGCTTCGAGGTCGAGGCCAGCCACCACGAGGTGGCCGACGGCCAACACGAAATCAACTTCAAGTACGACGACGCGCTGTCGGCCGCGGACAACATCGCGACCTTCCGTGCGGTCGTCCGCGCCGTCGCCGAGCAGAACGACATCCACGCGACGTTCATGCCCAAGCCCATCAGCGCCATCAACGGGTCGGGCATGCACAGCCACATCAGCCTCTTCGACGACGAGGGCAACGCCTTCGCCGACGAGGACGACGAGTTCAACCTGAGCGAGACCGCCTACAAGTTCATGGGCGGCGTCCTGAACCACGCCGAGGCGTTCACCGCGGTCACGAACCCGACGGTCAACTCCTACAAGCGTCTCGTCCCCGGCTACGAGGCCCCGGTCTACGTCGCGTGGAGCGACGTGAACCGCACCGCGCTCATCCGCGTCCCCGACGCCGCCGGCGCGAGTTCCCGGTTCGAGATTCGCAGTCCCGACCCGTCCTCGAACCCCTACCTCGCGCTCGCCGTCGTCATCAAGGCCGGACTCGAAGGTATCGAGAACGACGCCGACCCGGGCGACCCCGTCCGGGAGGACATCTACGAGTTCGACGACGCCAAACTCGACGAGTACGGCATCACCACGCTCCCCGGTAGCCTCGACAGCGCACTCGACGCGCTCGAAGAGGACGACGTAGTTCGGGAGGCGCTCGGCGACCACGTCACCGAGAAGTTCGTGGAGGCCAAGCGCGCCGACTACGCCGACTACAAGACTCACGTCTCGGCGTGGGAGAAAGAGAAGTACCTCGAAAAGTTCTGA
- a CDS encoding phosphatase PAP2 family protein, whose protein sequence is MPGRGVGVTASLERLLSPWVRELFALLTQLGDAWFLFSAVALVYWFGNRRRGAFALSAVLGALALTLALKGLFALPRPPTELYAGHASGYGFPSGHAIGATVLWGLLALVLERGSHRWRAIGAGTVVAVVATSRLVIGVHYVVDVVVGVAVGLAYLAALLYVTEWSPTRGFVVAAGLTLAAVVTNGLTHDSVAMVAGITGAGATWSALDARPGESVHLPAAAVGLAALGAVGYAGNRLTLPLAGVFVLNLVVPVGILLLPLAVERAKSVRSASPT, encoded by the coding sequence ATGCCCGGACGCGGAGTCGGTGTCACCGCATCGCTCGAACGACTGCTCTCGCCGTGGGTCCGCGAACTGTTCGCGCTGCTCACCCAACTGGGCGACGCGTGGTTCCTCTTTTCCGCGGTCGCTCTCGTCTACTGGTTCGGCAACCGGCGGCGCGGCGCGTTCGCGCTCTCGGCGGTCCTCGGCGCGCTGGCGCTGACCCTCGCGCTCAAGGGACTGTTCGCGCTCCCCCGTCCGCCGACCGAGTTGTACGCCGGTCACGCCAGCGGCTACGGCTTCCCGAGCGGTCACGCCATCGGCGCGACGGTTCTGTGGGGACTGCTCGCGCTCGTCCTCGAACGCGGCTCCCACCGGTGGCGCGCCATCGGGGCGGGAACCGTCGTGGCCGTCGTGGCGACGTCGCGTCTCGTCATCGGCGTCCACTACGTCGTCGACGTGGTCGTCGGCGTCGCGGTCGGACTGGCGTACCTCGCGGCGCTCCTCTACGTGACCGAGTGGAGTCCGACCCGCGGGTTCGTCGTCGCCGCCGGCTTGACCCTCGCGGCGGTCGTCACGAACGGTCTGACCCACGACTCGGTCGCCATGGTCGCCGGCATCACCGGTGCCGGCGCGACGTGGTCGGCGCTGGACGCGAGGCCCGGCGAGTCGGTCCACCTGCCCGCCGCGGCGGTCGGACTGGCCGCGCTCGGCGCGGTCGGCTACGCGGGCAACAGACTCACGCTCCCGCTCGCGGGCGTGTTCGTCCTGAACCTCGTGGTACCCGTGGGAATCCTGCTGTTGCCGCTGGCCGTCGAGCGCGCGAAAAGCGTTCGGTCGGCGTCGCCGACCTGA
- a CDS encoding YihY/virulence factor BrkB family protein yields the protein MPSLGNAVNVGRSVVEEAREQEITFLAASTAYYAFVSLIPLLLLAFVVVSFVAGQQFATQVVNRASGLLTATGEDQLRQFILNPQGQGGTTAIGLVLLAWSAIKVFRGFDEAFSAIYSTDAKTGIADQVKDALLVLAAIGAGVVVVVLTGAATALFPQFPFVGVITTLIQLVALVPVFLPLYVVFPDAGVSVREALPGAVVATVGWTILQVLFRIYAAASSTGPSQFLGTALLLVTWLYFASILVLLGGVVNVVLANRGSYAERTKESETDRIERKQELLSQYMTDDESAPDIVELRDELRELRADVESFEEDIETRTVEKPEVESELKQYVRKRMRRGHARGWGPYLVLLYGTAMTIAAFFWLEQFWAIFAMAVIWLSTLGLYALMVMLGFGVGVMSLPGRISDRIGNLRS from the coding sequence GTGCCCAGTCTCGGAAACGCCGTGAACGTCGGTCGCTCGGTCGTCGAGGAGGCCCGAGAGCAGGAGATTACGTTTCTGGCGGCGAGTACGGCCTACTACGCCTTCGTCTCGCTCATTCCGCTCCTCCTGCTCGCGTTCGTCGTGGTCTCGTTCGTGGCCGGCCAGCAGTTCGCCACGCAGGTCGTCAATCGGGCGTCCGGCCTGTTGACCGCGACCGGCGAGGACCAACTGCGCCAGTTCATCCTCAACCCGCAGGGGCAGGGCGGGACGACCGCCATCGGACTGGTGTTGCTTGCGTGGAGCGCGATAAAGGTGTTCCGCGGGTTCGACGAGGCCTTCTCGGCAATCTACTCGACCGACGCCAAGACCGGAATCGCAGATCAGGTGAAAGACGCGCTGCTCGTGTTGGCCGCCATCGGCGCGGGCGTCGTGGTGGTGGTGCTGACCGGCGCGGCGACGGCGCTGTTTCCCCAGTTCCCGTTCGTCGGCGTCATCACGACGCTGATTCAGTTGGTCGCGCTCGTTCCGGTGTTTCTCCCGCTATACGTCGTCTTCCCGGACGCCGGCGTGTCGGTTCGGGAGGCGCTCCCCGGGGCCGTGGTCGCGACCGTCGGCTGGACGATACTGCAGGTGCTGTTCCGAATCTACGCCGCGGCCTCCTCGACCGGCCCCTCACAGTTTCTCGGCACCGCGCTCCTGTTGGTGACGTGGCTGTACTTCGCCAGTATCCTCGTTCTGCTCGGCGGCGTCGTGAACGTCGTCCTCGCCAATCGCGGGAGTTACGCCGAGCGGACGAAGGAGTCCGAGACCGACCGCATCGAACGCAAACAGGAACTACTCTCCCAATACATGACCGACGACGAATCCGCTCCCGACATCGTGGAACTCCGCGACGAGTTACGGGAGTTGCGAGCCGACGTTGAATCGTTCGAAGAGGACATCGAGACCCGGACCGTCGAGAAACCCGAGGTCGAGTCGGAACTCAAGCAGTACGTCCGCAAGCGGATGCGTCGCGGCCACGCCCGCGGCTGGGGTCCGTACCTCGTGTTGCTGTACGGGACCGCGATGACCATCGCGGCGTTCTTCTGGCTCGAGCAGTTCTGGGCCATCTTCGCGATGGCCGTCATCTGGCTCTCGACGCTCGGACTCTACGCCCTGATGGTGATGCTCGGGTTCGGCGTCGGCGTGATGAGTCTCCCCGGCCGCATCAGCGACCGCATCGGCAATCTCCGGTCGTAG
- a CDS encoding tRNA (guanine(26)-N(2))-dimethyltransferase — MRVSEGGVEVEVPEQADEGIGDEVFFNPVQELNRDLTVATLRAYRDREPRAEYYLDAMAASGVRGVRAAAEGWNATLADIDEDAVELCRENLARNDLDADVVQRDANALMHEEVFDVVDIDPFGTPIPFADAAFANTRDLVCVTATDTAPLCGAHFHSGVRKYGAVPRNTDYHAEMGVRVLLSAMARTAARYDAGVTPILTHATNHYVRTYLELDHSASDANAAIEELGHVYHCEDCLHREHDDGLIADPLDSCPECRSERVLTAGPLWLGPTHDADFVAAVREKLDDSMGTASKAERLLDTLEGELHLPTHYDQHRLCKEWGRAASGMDEFLGNLRDAGFEASRTHYGGTTFKTRATVEAIREATRHS, encoded by the coding sequence ATGCGCGTCAGCGAAGGCGGGGTCGAGGTCGAAGTCCCCGAACAGGCCGACGAGGGAATCGGCGACGAGGTGTTCTTCAACCCGGTACAGGAGTTGAACCGCGACCTGACGGTGGCGACCCTCCGGGCCTACCGGGACCGCGAACCGCGCGCGGAGTACTACCTCGACGCGATGGCCGCCAGCGGCGTCCGGGGCGTCCGCGCCGCGGCCGAGGGCTGGAACGCCACCCTCGCGGACATCGACGAGGACGCGGTCGAACTCTGCCGGGAGAACCTCGCGCGAAACGACCTCGACGCCGACGTGGTCCAGCGCGACGCCAACGCGCTCATGCACGAGGAGGTGTTCGACGTGGTGGACATCGACCCGTTCGGGACGCCGATTCCGTTCGCGGACGCCGCGTTCGCCAACACCCGCGACCTCGTCTGCGTCACTGCGACCGACACCGCGCCGCTCTGTGGCGCCCACTTCCACAGCGGCGTCCGGAAGTACGGCGCGGTCCCGCGCAACACCGACTATCACGCCGAGATGGGCGTCCGCGTCCTGCTGTCGGCGATGGCCCGCACGGCCGCGCGCTACGACGCGGGCGTGACGCCGATTCTCACCCACGCCACGAACCACTACGTCCGGACCTACCTCGAACTCGACCACAGCGCCAGCGACGCCAACGCCGCCATCGAGGAGTTGGGCCACGTCTACCACTGCGAGGACTGCCTCCACCGCGAACACGACGACGGTCTCATCGCCGACCCGCTCGATAGCTGCCCCGAGTGCCGGAGCGAGCGGGTGCTGACCGCCGGACCGCTGTGGCTCGGCCCGACCCACGACGCCGACTTCGTGGCGGCGGTCCGCGAGAAGTTAGACGACTCGATGGGGACCGCGAGCAAGGCCGAGCGACTACTCGACACCCTCGAAGGCGAACTCCACCTGCCGACCCACTACGACCAGCACCGACTCTGCAAGGAGTGGGGTCGGGCGGCCTCGGGGATGGACGAGTTCCTCGGCAACCTCCGGGACGCCGGGTTCGAGGCCTCGCGGACTCACTACGGCGGCACCACCTTCAAGACGCGGGCGACCGTCGAAGCTATCCGCGAAGCGACACGCCACTCGTAA
- the hisH gene encoding imidazole glycerol phosphate synthase subunit HisH, whose translation MSITETRDRDERTGASVVVVDYGLGNLRSVTRGLERAGATVTVSDDPDAFESADGVVLPGVGAFREGVENAGPYRDALLDVAESGTPVFGICLGMQMLLTTSEEAERASGGRDGGHASDVRGLDLIPGTNVRFAEGQKVPHMGWNELDVKRDHPLVTGVDGEYAYFVHSYYAVPDDENAVVATSDYETEFPAIIADETGNVFGTQFHPEKSGETGLTILRNFVDICAE comes from the coding sequence ATGAGCATCACCGAAACGCGAGACCGTGACGAACGGACCGGAGCGTCGGTCGTCGTGGTCGATTACGGACTGGGCAACCTCCGGAGCGTCACCCGAGGACTGGAGCGTGCGGGCGCCACCGTGACGGTCAGCGACGACCCCGACGCGTTCGAGTCGGCCGACGGCGTCGTCCTGCCGGGCGTGGGCGCGTTCCGCGAGGGCGTCGAGAACGCCGGACCGTACCGGGACGCGCTCCTCGACGTCGCCGAGAGCGGGACGCCCGTCTTCGGCATCTGTCTCGGCATGCAGATGTTGCTCACGACCAGCGAGGAGGCCGAACGCGCCAGCGGCGGGCGCGACGGTGGGCACGCGAGCGACGTGCGCGGACTCGACCTGATTCCGGGGACGAACGTCCGGTTCGCGGAGGGCCAGAAGGTTCCCCACATGGGATGGAACGAACTCGACGTGAAACGCGACCACCCGCTCGTGACGGGCGTGGACGGCGAGTACGCCTACTTCGTCCACTCGTACTACGCGGTCCCCGACGACGAGAACGCCGTCGTCGCCACGTCCGATTACGAGACCGAGTTCCCCGCGATAATCGCCGACGAGACCGGGAACGTCTTCGGCACGCAGTTCCACCCCGAGAAGAGCGGCGAGACCGGTCTCACCATCCTGCGGAACTTCGTGGACATCTGCGCCGAGTGA
- a CDS encoding phosphate/phosphite/phosphonate ABC transporter substrate-binding protein yields MENRRRFLKTAATAGAVGITGTAGCIGNLSGSGGSQEVRFILTPAESSVSVKKQYQGVFDYIEQETGVKIKAKKAGDYAAVYQALKSDQADIADASPTLGVVGTDEGVADILGIRVAYGAAKYFSLITTKPDNDINKLTDLKGETVAFADKLSTSGSLFPLYMLKQAGLDIGGAPEGNPKDFTGKWSGHDQAFKAMKNRDDVAAAGTGAFVSMPHVPKDQFPDRVKNIAAGFDDAGSKKPEMQLLKASQPIPRAPILMRSNWDSDKREDIKTALLEAEAKDLKNDNSAEDLWFTGLKKGDASDYKPVKNVKNALGLEFGSDS; encoded by the coding sequence ATGGAAAACCGACGTAGATTCCTCAAAACCGCGGCGACAGCCGGTGCAGTCGGTATTACGGGAACGGCAGGGTGTATCGGTAATCTCTCCGGTTCGGGTGGCAGTCAGGAAGTGCGATTCATCCTCACGCCCGCAGAGTCTTCGGTCAGTGTCAAGAAGCAGTACCAGGGCGTGTTCGACTACATCGAGCAAGAGACCGGCGTCAAAATCAAGGCCAAGAAGGCGGGCGACTACGCCGCCGTCTATCAGGCGCTCAAGAGCGACCAGGCCGACATCGCGGACGCGTCCCCGACGCTCGGTGTCGTCGGCACCGACGAGGGCGTCGCCGACATCCTGGGAATCCGCGTCGCCTACGGTGCCGCCAAGTACTTCTCGCTCATCACGACCAAGCCGGACAACGACATCAACAAACTCACCGACCTGAAAGGCGAGACCGTCGCGTTCGCCGACAAACTCTCGACGAGCGGATCGCTCTTCCCGCTCTACATGCTCAAGCAGGCCGGTCTCGACATCGGCGGTGCGCCGGAAGGCAACCCGAAGGACTTCACCGGCAAGTGGTCCGGTCACGACCAAGCGTTCAAGGCCATGAAGAACCGGGACGACGTTGCGGCGGCCGGGACGGGAGCGTTCGTCTCGATGCCTCACGTGCCGAAAGACCAGTTCCCGGACCGCGTCAAGAACATCGCGGCCGGGTTCGACGACGCGGGCTCGAAGAAGCCCGAGATGCAGCTTCTGAAGGCCTCTCAGCCGATTCCGCGTGCGCCCATCCTCATGCGCTCGAACTGGGACTCGGACAAACGCGAGGACATCAAGACGGCCCTCCTCGAAGCCGAAGCGAAGGACCTCAAGAACGACAACAGCGCGGAGGACCTCTGGTTCACGGGACTCAAGAAGGGCGACGCCAGCGACTACAAACCGGTCAAGAACGTCAAGAACGCTCTCGGACTCGAATTCGGTAGCGACTCGTAA
- the phnC gene encoding phosphonate ABC transporter ATP-binding protein, giving the protein MSTIKVENLSKSYGDVQALRDVSFEIPDGEFVVILGESGAGKSTLLRCLNGLTQPTSGSISIDAEEITGPRDDVAMIFQQHYIIEQMSAYGNALTGSLNRTSFGRSLLQWNDREDKLAALEALDTVGLLDEAGQQASQMSGGQQQRVGIARALVQLPNLLLADEPVASLDPASAESVMGYIRDAADERNLTTLASLHQVNLAREFGERFLGMKDGRLVFDGYREDLTIDVIDQIYGDIQTESIRSGQEVDA; this is encoded by the coding sequence ATGAGTACAATAAAAGTCGAAAACCTGAGCAAATCGTACGGAGACGTGCAGGCCTTACGGGACGTCTCGTTCGAGATTCCCGACGGCGAGTTCGTCGTCATCCTCGGCGAGTCCGGTGCCGGTAAGTCCACGCTCCTGCGGTGTCTCAACGGCTTGACGCAACCGACTTCGGGAAGTATCAGCATCGACGCCGAGGAGATAACCGGACCGCGAGACGACGTGGCGATGATATTCCAGCAACACTACATCATCGAACAGATGAGCGCGTACGGGAACGCGCTCACCGGGTCGCTCAATCGTACGTCTTTCGGACGCAGTCTGCTCCAGTGGAACGACCGCGAGGACAAACTCGCGGCGTTGGAGGCGCTCGACACGGTCGGCCTACTCGACGAGGCGGGCCAACAGGCGAGTCAGATGAGTGGTGGTCAACAACAGCGCGTCGGTATCGCTCGGGCACTCGTACAGTTACCGAATCTGCTGCTCGCGGACGAACCGGTGGCGAGCCTCGACCCCGCGAGCGCCGAGTCCGTGATGGGGTACATCCGGGACGCCGCGGACGAGCGGAACCTGACGACTCTCGCCAGTCTGCATCAGGTGAACCTCGCACGCGAGTTCGGTGAGCGATTCCTCGGGATGAAAGACGGCCGCCTCGTGTTCGACGGCTATCGGGAGGACTTGACTATCGACGTAATCGACCAGATATACGGCGACATTCAGACCGAGTCCATCCGGAGCGGTCAGGAGGTAGACGCATGA
- the phnE gene encoding phosphonate ABC transporter, permease protein PhnE: protein MSTSDDSLGERLRAYFGIGYRTDDRIEQRLTELKRRKTIRRVGWLVGVVAFAYLFLSALEMVQFTIAEIIYYWPEFKEALGGFFPVTTYFGVPFLDFGQYQQFLANQTGPSIPKAALTTLAIGFAGTVLGVPGALLFGVLGSERVTPFPFNFIFRGTMSTIRSIPALVWALIYIPLGGLSPFTATLAIGTDTVGNLGRLFTDALEEVEDGPIEAIESTGANRPQTITFGMLSQVFTPFIAWTMYILEINVRIAVTMGLIGAGGIGGILNTQRGLFNYTNMMATIIVIFVLVVSVEIISQRTRSYLRGDSNEEGIFKHLLRLVREFPQRMAESMWR, encoded by the coding sequence ATGAGCACCAGCGACGATAGCCTCGGCGAGCGCCTGCGCGCGTACTTCGGTATCGGCTATCGAACGGACGACCGCATCGAGCAGCGGTTGACGGAACTGAAACGCAGAAAGACGATTCGGCGGGTCGGCTGGCTGGTCGGAGTCGTCGCGTTCGCGTACCTGTTTCTCTCCGCGCTGGAGATGGTGCAGTTCACTATCGCGGAGATAATCTACTACTGGCCGGAGTTCAAGGAGGCGCTCGGCGGGTTCTTCCCGGTGACGACGTACTTCGGGGTACCGTTCCTCGACTTCGGTCAGTACCAGCAGTTCCTGGCCAACCAGACCGGTCCGTCCATCCCGAAGGCGGCGCTCACGACGCTGGCCATCGGATTCGCGGGGACGGTTCTGGGCGTCCCCGGTGCGCTCCTGTTCGGCGTCCTCGGAAGCGAACGGGTCACTCCGTTCCCGTTCAACTTCATCTTCCGGGGCACGATGAGCACGATTCGGTCGATTCCCGCGCTCGTGTGGGCGCTCATCTACATCCCACTCGGCGGCCTCTCGCCGTTCACGGCGACGCTCGCCATCGGAACCGACACCGTCGGGAACCTGGGGCGACTGTTCACCGACGCCTTGGAGGAGGTCGAGGACGGTCCGATAGAGGCCATCGAATCGACGGGAGCGAATCGACCCCAGACCATCACCTTCGGGATGCTCTCGCAGGTGTTCACGCCCTTCATCGCGTGGACGATGTACATCCTCGAAATAAACGTCCGCATCGCCGTCACGATGGGTCTCATCGGCGCGGGCGGTATCGGTGGCATCCTCAACACGCAGCGGGGACTGTTCAACTACACGAACATGATGGCGACCATCATCGTCATCTTCGTGCTGGTCGTCAGCGTCGAGATAATCAGCCAACGTACTCGGTCGTACCTCCGGGGCGACAGCAACGAGGAGGGCATCTTCAAGCACCTCCTCCGACTCGTCCGGGAGTTCCCCCAGCGGATGGCCGAGTCGATGTGGCGGTAG
- a CDS encoding DUF7537 family lipoprotein, protein MRRSLALAVGLLLVLAGCNAFPGGETDTTSEVTTRADGTTVSEATTGEPTETAGGSALPPGLSANSVTDAAALAAAHEQVLANQTYTYDRKVRVVADNGSELGRWGQHTQVGAERLRFNHTQTGTGVSVAGITIEDSRVYTNGSVTFWNASAYRDGYRRVAGRGFAETTFSSEQLLADVLNGSATSVTSVAPPEETGGVESDGGQWYRVRAEGENRTFTYRPRNGSVEVNATNVTATALVAPSGFVRNVTYEYDFERGSVSGHRTMTVRYSAVGETTVEVPAWVDEAEAVHANRTQENGT, encoded by the coding sequence ATGCGCCGCTCACTCGCACTCGCCGTCGGCCTTCTTCTCGTCCTCGCGGGCTGTAACGCGTTCCCCGGCGGCGAGACGGACACGACATCGGAAGTGACGACGCGCGCAGACGGGACGACCGTTTCCGAGGCTACCACCGGGGAACCGACGGAAACCGCCGGCGGCTCGGCGTTACCGCCCGGTCTCTCGGCGAACTCGGTGACCGACGCCGCGGCGCTCGCGGCCGCCCACGAACAGGTGCTGGCGAACCAGACGTACACCTACGACCGGAAGGTTCGTGTCGTCGCCGACAACGGGAGCGAACTCGGCCGGTGGGGCCAGCACACGCAGGTCGGGGCCGAACGGTTACGGTTCAACCACACCCAGACCGGCACCGGCGTCAGCGTCGCGGGCATCACCATCGAGGACAGTCGCGTCTACACGAACGGCAGCGTCACGTTCTGGAACGCCAGCGCCTACCGCGACGGCTACCGCAGGGTGGCGGGTCGCGGGTTCGCCGAGACCACGTTCAGTAGCGAGCAGTTGCTCGCCGACGTGCTGAACGGGTCAGCGACTAGCGTCACGTCGGTCGCGCCCCCGGAGGAGACCGGCGGGGTCGAGTCGGACGGCGGGCAGTGGTACCGCGTCCGGGCCGAGGGCGAGAACCGGACGTTCACCTACCGGCCGCGGAACGGCAGTGTCGAGGTGAACGCGACGAACGTCACCGCCACCGCACTGGTCGCGCCCTCCGGGTTCGTCCGGAACGTCACCTACGAGTACGACTTCGAGCGAGGGAGCGTCTCGGGCCACCGGACGATGACGGTTCGGTACTCAGCGGTCGGGGAGACGACCGTCGAGGTTCCGGCGTGGGTCGACGAGGCCGAGGCGGTACACGCGAACCGAACGCAGGAGAACGGGACGTAG
- a CDS encoding DUF7344 domain-containing protein, whose protein sequence is MRDDLAEGNETPASPAPSPREPSFEAPPLSQDNIFDALASKRSRYVLVALREAEGAIDLRELVDTVAAWETNKPIDLVSEEHCKRVFTSLRHSQLPKLAMMGLVEYDEDDAVIERGPYAEQADAYLDIAASRDENVEV, encoded by the coding sequence ATGAGAGACGACCTAGCCGAGGGTAACGAAACTCCCGCGTCGCCCGCACCGTCTCCGCGCGAGCCGAGCTTCGAAGCGCCGCCGCTCTCGCAGGACAACATCTTCGACGCGCTCGCCTCGAAGCGGAGCCGGTACGTCCTCGTCGCCCTCCGGGAGGCCGAGGGGGCGATAGACCTGCGCGAACTGGTCGATACGGTCGCCGCGTGGGAGACGAACAAGCCCATCGACCTCGTCTCGGAGGAACACTGCAAGCGCGTGTTCACCTCGCTTCGCCACTCCCAGTTGCCGAAACTGGCGATGATGGGACTGGTCGAGTACGACGAGGACGACGCGGTGATAGAGCGCGGCCCCTACGCCGAACAGGCCGACGCGTACCTCGACATCGCGGCCAGCCGCGACGAGAACGTCGAGGTCTGA